A region of Lichenibacterium dinghuense DNA encodes the following proteins:
- a CDS encoding c-type cytochrome, with protein sequence MRTAPALAGTAASLAAIAALATLVGGWGLPWSGGDAKPAAKSYEPPPDSAIPEGKFGDEVRLGQKIFREPGTYAAHYVGNDLRCSNCHLAAGRLAGSAPMGPAYTAYPAYRAKNGHVNSFEERLQGCFRYSMNGKVPPLGDPVLVALESYSYFLAKGLPVDEKAPGRGFPELPKPPLPADFARGGQVYAQHCASCHGPDGQGQSSGGKIAFPPLWGPRSFNWGAGMGSVKNAAEFIHANMPLGLAGSLSDQEAWDVATYMDSQVRPQDPRFTGDVQETRMKFHDTPTSMYGRTVNGAVLGDPAVTPPAGTVPPAASAPAPAGEEK encoded by the coding sequence ATGAGGACAGCACCCGCCCTGGCCGGGACCGCCGCGAGCCTGGCGGCGATCGCCGCTCTGGCGACGCTGGTCGGTGGCTGGGGGCTGCCGTGGTCCGGCGGCGACGCGAAGCCGGCCGCCAAGTCCTACGAGCCGCCCCCCGACAGCGCCATCCCCGAAGGCAAGTTCGGCGACGAGGTCCGGCTCGGCCAGAAGATCTTCCGTGAGCCCGGCACCTACGCGGCCCATTACGTCGGCAACGACCTCCGCTGCAGCAACTGCCACCTCGCGGCCGGGCGCCTCGCCGGTTCGGCCCCGATGGGTCCCGCCTACACGGCCTATCCGGCCTACCGGGCCAAGAACGGCCACGTGAACTCCTTCGAGGAGCGGCTCCAGGGCTGCTTCCGCTACAGCATGAACGGCAAGGTCCCTCCGCTCGGCGACCCCGTGCTGGTGGCGCTCGAAAGCTACTCTTACTTCCTCGCCAAGGGGCTGCCGGTGGACGAGAAGGCGCCCGGCCGCGGCTTTCCCGAGCTGCCGAAGCCGCCGCTGCCGGCCGACTTCGCGCGCGGCGGGCAGGTCTACGCCCAGCACTGCGCGTCCTGCCACGGCCCGGACGGCCAGGGCCAGTCCTCGGGCGGCAAAATCGCCTTCCCGCCGCTGTGGGGGCCGCGCTCCTTCAACTGGGGCGCCGGCATGGGCTCGGTCAAAAACGCTGCCGAGTTCATCCATGCCAACATGCCGCTCGGCCTGGCCGGCTCGCTCAGCGACCAGGAGGCCTGGGACGTCGCAACCTACATGGACAGCCAGGTGCGCCCGCAAGACCCGCGCTTCACCGGCGACGTCCAGGAGACCCGCATGAAGTTCCACGACACCCCGACCTCGATGTACGGGCGGACCGTCAATGGCGCCGTGCTGGGCGACCCCGCCGTCACGCCGCCCGCCGGCACCGTGCCGCCTGCCGCGAGCGCGCCAGCGCCGGCCGGGGAGGAAAAGTGA
- a CDS encoding cytochrome c oxidase subunit II, with amino-acid sequence MSDVAGRPGFEDAFHKAAERHERAWVFVTLVMLMGILACTMYFVVYDYGVVVRTAAYRSDPTALGGPAPGVVPAADAGLVRTGPNSYAVHMVAHMWGWTPSPLHVPEGATVTFYVTSIDVLHGFEVKGTTINVTAVPGITGEVTYTFKHAGTLDIVCNEYCGIEHQAMLGRIIVDPKSPA; translated from the coding sequence ATGAGCGACGTCGCCGGGCGTCCCGGTTTCGAGGACGCTTTCCACAAGGCCGCCGAGCGCCACGAGCGCGCCTGGGTCTTCGTGACCCTTGTGATGCTGATGGGCATCCTGGCCTGCACGATGTATTTCGTGGTCTACGACTACGGCGTCGTGGTCCGCACGGCCGCCTACCGGTCCGACCCGACGGCGCTCGGCGGACCGGCGCCGGGCGTCGTCCCGGCCGCCGACGCGGGCCTCGTCAGGACGGGGCCGAACAGCTATGCGGTCCATATGGTCGCCCACATGTGGGGTTGGACGCCGAGCCCGCTCCACGTCCCGGAGGGGGCGACCGTGACGTTCTATGTCACGTCGATCGACGTGCTGCACGGCTTCGAGGTCAAGGGCACCACTATCAACGTCACCGCGGTGCCCGGCATCACGGGCGAGGTGACCTACACGTTCAAGCACGCGGGCACGCTCGACATCGTGTGCAACGAATATTGCGGCATCGAGCACCAGGCCATGCTGGGCCGCATCATCGTCGACCCCAAGAGCCCCGCGTGA
- a CDS encoding adenylate/guanylate cyclase domain-containing protein, with product MIDVCELRPGFGGEAASWLSGAGRDVPDARALLEDFSARLIDLGLPLIRATTHAPTLHPSYRWVMRVWHRGRPTVELRRRHGVEGTAVFHGNPVEHVVATGEPFLCRLDGPAPLPFPMLEELRAEGLTHYLIVPLRASGGRTGAASWATDAAGGFSPEAVAALVALADPFSLVFELKGLDRMLSDVLESYVGHDPARRILAGTVRRGDVRPMRAAMMLTDLRGFGELSDRVGAHAVVASLNRMFGALVPAIEARGGEVLKYTGDGVLAVFDAGRGEAEARRAAFAAAEDGLAALSDLRDEAGRLFEVGVALHVGDVAYGNVGGGDRLDFTAIGRDLNLLSRVERLCKSYALPLLATDAFVNGLDLPLDLVDTVALRGFPERHAIYGRPIDALRGLAEYVP from the coding sequence ATGATCGATGTGTGTGAGCTCCGACCCGGCTTCGGCGGGGAGGCAGCGTCGTGGCTCAGCGGCGCGGGACGCGACGTTCCCGACGCGCGAGCGCTGCTCGAGGATTTTAGCGCACGTCTGATCGACCTCGGCCTCCCGCTGATCCGGGCCACCACCCACGCGCCGACGCTGCATCCGTCCTACCGGTGGGTGATGCGCGTCTGGCACCGCGGCCGGCCGACGGTCGAACTGCGGCGACGTCACGGCGTCGAAGGGACGGCCGTGTTCCACGGCAACCCCGTCGAGCACGTCGTGGCCACCGGCGAGCCGTTCCTGTGCAGGCTCGACGGCCCTGCGCCGCTGCCCTTCCCCATGCTGGAGGAGCTCAGGGCCGAGGGCCTCACCCACTACCTCATCGTGCCCCTCAGGGCCTCCGGAGGACGGACCGGCGCGGCCTCCTGGGCGACGGACGCCGCGGGCGGGTTCTCGCCTGAGGCAGTCGCGGCGCTCGTCGCGCTCGCCGACCCATTCTCGCTCGTCTTCGAGCTGAAGGGCCTCGACCGCATGCTGAGCGACGTGCTCGAATCCTACGTGGGCCATGATCCGGCGCGCCGCATCCTGGCCGGCACGGTGCGCCGCGGCGACGTCCGCCCCATGCGGGCCGCCATGATGCTGACGGACCTGCGCGGCTTCGGCGAGCTGTCGGACCGCGTCGGGGCCCACGCGGTCGTGGCGAGCCTCAACCGCATGTTCGGCGCCCTCGTGCCCGCGATCGAGGCGCGGGGCGGAGAGGTGCTGAAATACACCGGCGACGGCGTGCTGGCGGTCTTCGACGCCGGCCGAGGCGAGGCCGAGGCGCGTCGCGCGGCCTTCGCGGCGGCCGAGGACGGCCTCGCCGCCCTGTCGGACCTGCGCGACGAAGCCGGACGGCTCTTCGAGGTCGGCGTCGCCCTCCACGTCGGCGATGTCGCCTATGGCAACGTCGGTGGCGGCGACCGCCTCGACTTCACCGCCATCGGGCGCGACCTCAATCTGCTCAGCCGGGTCGAGCGCCTGTGCAAGTCCTACGCCCTGCCGCTGCTGGCGACCGACGCCTTCGTGAACGGGCTCGACCTCCCGCTCGACCTCGTGGACACGGTGGCGCTGCGCGGCTTCCCGGAGCGGCACGCGATCTATGGCCGGCCGATCGACGCGCTCCGCGGCCTCGCGGAGTACGTCCCTTGA
- a CDS encoding SCO family protein, which yields MKAVGRRWLLRSAPLIALAAALPWALRGSAPATAGSPVPGDPRLPLALPGTDGRPFDIGAERGRVVLVYFGYTHCPDVCPSTLADLRDAVGRLGPDAGRVRVVFVTLDPRRDTGPLLADYLASFAPAAGAPFVGLVPDEAALAAAARAWGVTWRSAESGAYLDHSSVVTAVGPDGRARLRYGFSQSADPAALARDVEGLIHGA from the coding sequence GTGAAGGCCGTCGGCCGGCGCTGGCTGCTGCGGTCGGCACCGCTGATCGCGCTCGCCGCCGCGCTGCCCTGGGCTTTGCGGGGGTCGGCTCCGGCGACTGCGGGCTCGCCGGTGCCGGGCGACCCACGCCTGCCGCTCGCCCTGCCCGGCACGGACGGGCGGCCCTTCGATATCGGGGCGGAACGCGGGCGCGTGGTGCTGGTATACTTCGGCTACACCCACTGCCCGGACGTGTGCCCCTCGACGCTGGCCGACCTTCGGGACGCCGTGGGCCGCCTCGGGCCCGATGCGGGGCGTGTGCGCGTCGTCTTCGTGACGCTCGACCCGCGGCGTGACACCGGCCCGCTTCTCGCCGACTACCTCGCGAGCTTCGCCCCCGCGGCGGGCGCCCCCTTCGTGGGGCTGGTTCCCGACGAAGCGGCGCTCGCCGCCGCGGCGAGGGCCTGGGGCGTGACATGGCGCAGCGCGGAAAGCGGCGCTTACCTCGACCATTCGTCCGTGGTGACCGCCGTGGGGCCGGACGGGCGGGCGAGGCTGCGCTATGGTTTCTCCCAGTCGGCGGACCCTGCCGCCCTCGCGCGCGACGTCGAAGGGCTGATCCATGGCGCGTGA
- a CDS encoding molybdopterin-dependent oxidoreductase — MPFNAGRSTTRRALLGQAGLAAAAIGVAKARAAEIALPLPSDPRDRAITDAFPGKRAMILQRTRPPLLETPLSAFNESVFTPNDQFFVRWHWAVIPQIVDVASFRLNIHGHVERPEAMTLGSLLGMRHVELAAVNQCSGNSRGLFEPRIAGAQWLNGAMGNAKWVGVTLKDVLDRAGVKAGAVAVRMHGLETPVVDEAPRFMKSLAIDHARDGEVMIAFQMNGDQLPVLNGFPLRLVVPGWYSTYWVKMLSDIEVLDKPDESFWTKNAYRIPDTPHASVKPGETGYATVPINRMVPRSWFTSVAPGDRALAGATLPLRGIAMGGDRGVGKVELSTDGGTTWAAAKLGPDEGTYSFRRWTAEPSAPASGSLRLAVRCTDTDGRSQPSSPNWNPNGFMRNVVETLDLPVA; from the coding sequence ATGCCATTCAACGCGGGCCGCTCCACGACGAGACGGGCGCTGCTCGGCCAAGCGGGCCTCGCTGCAGCGGCGATCGGCGTCGCGAAGGCGCGGGCCGCCGAGATCGCGTTGCCCCTGCCGAGCGACCCGCGCGACCGGGCCATCACCGATGCCTTTCCGGGCAAGAGGGCGATGATCCTGCAGCGCACGCGCCCCCCGCTGCTCGAGACGCCGCTATCCGCCTTCAACGAGAGCGTCTTCACCCCGAACGACCAGTTCTTCGTCCGGTGGCATTGGGCGGTGATCCCGCAGATCGTCGACGTCGCGAGCTTCCGCCTGAACATCCATGGCCACGTGGAGCGTCCCGAAGCCATGACGCTCGGGAGCCTGCTCGGGATGCGCCACGTCGAGCTCGCCGCGGTCAACCAGTGCTCCGGAAACTCGCGCGGGCTGTTCGAGCCGCGCATCGCCGGCGCGCAGTGGCTGAACGGCGCCATGGGCAACGCCAAGTGGGTCGGCGTCACGTTGAAGGACGTGCTCGACCGCGCCGGCGTCAAAGCGGGGGCCGTCGCGGTCCGCATGCATGGTCTCGAGACGCCGGTTGTCGACGAGGCGCCGCGGTTCATGAAGAGCCTCGCGATCGACCACGCGCGCGACGGGGAGGTGATGATCGCCTTCCAGATGAACGGCGACCAGCTCCCCGTGCTGAACGGCTTCCCGCTGCGCCTCGTGGTGCCGGGCTGGTACTCGACCTATTGGGTCAAGATGCTGTCTGACATCGAGGTGCTGGACAAGCCAGACGAGAGCTTCTGGACCAAGAACGCCTACCGCATCCCCGACACGCCGCACGCCAGCGTCAAGCCCGGCGAGACCGGTTATGCCACGGTGCCGATCAACCGGATGGTGCCGCGGAGCTGGTTCACCAGCGTGGCGCCGGGCGACCGCGCGCTCGCGGGTGCCACGCTGCCCCTGCGCGGCATCGCGATGGGCGGCGACAGGGGCGTCGGCAAGGTGGAACTGTCGACCGACGGCGGGACGACCTGGGCGGCGGCCAAGCTCGGGCCCGACGAGGGCACCTATTCGTTCCGGCGCTGGACCGCCGAGCCGTCCGCGCCGGCGTCCGGCTCGCTCAGGCTGGCGGTGCGCTGCACCGACACGGACGGCCGCTCACAGCCCTCGTCGCCGAACTGGAACCCGAACGGATTCATGCGCAACGTGGTCGAGACGCTCGACCTTCCCGTGGCCTGA
- a CDS encoding c-type cytochrome produces MPFRRPSTAPRRRAAGPLAAAAALLLGAGSASAGDAADATVSGGGVTLKSAVITLPSSDRGFPPGPHADAIESNCLACHSAGMVLNQPALSQAEWRNEVTKMVKVFKAPVSDQDADEIVAYLAAMKVDR; encoded by the coding sequence ATGCCATTCCGACGCCCCTCGACTGCGCCCCGACGGCGCGCCGCCGGCCCCCTGGCCGCAGCGGCAGCCCTGCTGCTCGGCGCCGGATCCGCTTCGGCCGGAGACGCGGCCGACGCCACCGTGTCGGGCGGCGGCGTGACGCTGAAGAGCGCCGTCATCACGCTTCCTTCGAGCGACCGCGGCTTTCCGCCGGGTCCCCATGCAGACGCGATCGAGAGCAACTGCCTCGCCTGCCATTCCGCCGGCATGGTGCTCAACCAGCCCGCCCTATCGCAGGCGGAATGGCGAAACGAGGTCACCAAGATGGTCAAGGTATTCAAGGCGCCCGTGTCGGATCAGGACGCCGACGAGATCGTCGCCTATCTCGCAGCCATGAAAGTCGATCGGTAG
- a CDS encoding extracellular solute-binding protein — MRETKMCTLRRAGTAAALVVLCWSGAAAASETLHVYGPGGPLPAVKEAAAAFSKQAGVTVDVVGGPTPAWIDRAKADGDVVYSGAETMMTDFANALPGVLDPATVAPLYLRPSSILVRPGNPKHIAGLADLLKPGHRVLVVNGSGQGGLWEDMAGRTGRISDVKALRANIVAFAKNSAEAKKAWTDDPSIDAWIIWDIWQVANPTIADAVPVEPEYRIYRDTGVALTTAGEKKPEAKAFAEFLASPSGQAIFERWGWTAPK; from the coding sequence ATGAGAGAGACCAAGATGTGCACGTTGCGTCGGGCCGGCACGGCTGCGGCGCTGGTCGTTCTCTGCTGGAGCGGCGCCGCGGCGGCCTCCGAGACCCTACACGTCTACGGGCCCGGCGGCCCCTTGCCCGCCGTCAAGGAGGCCGCTGCGGCCTTCAGCAAGCAGGCCGGCGTCACGGTCGACGTAGTCGGCGGGCCGACTCCAGCCTGGATCGACAGGGCCAAGGCGGACGGCGACGTGGTCTACAGCGGCGCCGAGACCATGATGACAGACTTCGCCAACGCGCTACCCGGCGTGCTCGACCCGGCGACGGTCGCGCCGCTGTATCTGCGCCCGTCGTCCATCCTGGTCCGGCCCGGCAACCCGAAGCACATTGCGGGCTTGGCCGACCTGCTCAAGCCCGGACATCGCGTGCTTGTGGTGAACGGGTCGGGCCAGGGCGGGCTGTGGGAGGACATGGCGGGCCGCACCGGCAGGATCTCCGACGTCAAGGCGCTGCGGGCCAACATCGTCGCGTTCGCCAAGAACAGCGCCGAGGCCAAGAAGGCCTGGACGGACGATCCCAGCATCGACGCCTGGATCATCTGGGACATCTGGCAGGTGGCCAACCCCACCATCGCCGACGCCGTGCCGGTCGAGCCGGAGTACCGCATCTACCGCGACACCGGCGTGGCGCTGACGACCGCCGGCGAGAAAAAGCCCGAGGCCAAGGCCTTCGCGGAGTTCCTGGCCTCCCCGAGCGGCCAGGCGATCTTCGAACGCTGGGGCTGGACGGCGCCGAAGTGA
- a CDS encoding c-type cytochrome — protein MALVVAAWSMPGGTARADEATVAAGAAIAAHSTVAGRAACSSCHGQDGAGQPDVGIPRLAGLSAYYIHEQLGYFASGARHNYVMSSYAAALTPAERREVADYYASLPVPPNPDPLPVAAAALDRGRTLFLNGAPDKGLLSCSQCHGTDGLGVGSFSPRLAGQSAAYIMDQLQRWHSGADRDPKGQYMRAIAGRLDTPDMRAVADYAASLPKEGRKP, from the coding sequence GTGGCGCTGGTCGTGGCCGCTTGGTCCATGCCGGGGGGAACGGCCCGGGCCGACGAAGCCACGGTCGCGGCCGGGGCCGCCATCGCGGCGCACAGCACGGTGGCGGGGCGGGCCGCCTGCTCGTCGTGCCACGGGCAGGACGGCGCCGGCCAGCCCGACGTCGGCATTCCGCGTCTGGCGGGGCTCTCGGCCTATTACATCCACGAGCAGCTCGGCTACTTCGCCTCCGGCGCGCGCCACAACTACGTCATGTCGTCCTATGCGGCGGCGCTCACCCCTGCCGAGCGCCGGGAGGTGGCCGACTATTACGCGAGCCTGCCCGTGCCGCCGAACCCCGATCCGCTCCCGGTCGCCGCGGCGGCCCTCGACCGTGGGCGGACGCTGTTCCTCAACGGCGCGCCCGACAAGGGGCTGCTGTCCTGCTCGCAGTGCCACGGCACGGACGGGCTCGGGGTGGGGAGCTTCTCGCCGCGGCTGGCGGGGCAGTCCGCGGCCTACATCATGGACCAGCTCCAGCGCTGGCACAGCGGGGCGGATCGCGACCCCAAGGGACAGTACATGCGGGCGATCGCCGGGCGGCTCGACACGCCCGACATGCGCGCCGTGGCGGACTATGCGGCGTCGCTGCCGAAGGAGGGACGCAAGCCATGA
- a CDS encoding cbb3-type cytochrome c oxidase subunit I produces MSIALAPTGALSRPAGDALAAQRRTMLAFLVWGFSALMIGAAIGPLQALNYGGINAYPALAPVLQTYYQGLTIHGVLNAYIFTFFVTCGLLVYLPARELGLAPNMLLWRSCFGLMAAGTLMLLYAMFDNSSSVLWTFYPPLKGSPFFYFGMTLVVLGSLLPLPILLDMRARWKGRRPGEVTPLVTYMSTTTMLMWGLAGGGAAIELIVQLDPWSAGLVDTIDPIVGRTLFWWTGHPIVYFWLMPAYVSWYGLLSKQCGGKLVSDPMARLTFALLLVFSLPVGSHHQFTDPGFSPVWRGILTALTLSVALPSLITAFTIGLSLEYSGRLAGGRGVLGWFTALPWRNPSVAAQVLAMVTFIFGGATGIVNGSWELNNIVHNTTWIPGHFHITVGTASALTFMGVAFWMMPHLTGRRLLSRRLALAAAWLWFGGMSVFALGMHWAGLHGVPRRAWVSYLPQTVYDRLYGDAHFPLTMVAVGGVVLWLATFCFYVVFLGSLFTRRLSTPVPIPFAQAFGGAESYALDGGEPIGIVAHRHLSPLAKALEHLGLITAFTAVATAAAYVPIFWPFVHNITRAQGWSVW; encoded by the coding sequence ATGAGCATCGCCCTCGCGCCCACCGGCGCCCTGTCCCGCCCGGCCGGCGACGCCCTGGCGGCGCAGCGCCGCACCATGCTGGCCTTCCTGGTCTGGGGCTTCTCGGCCCTGATGATCGGCGCCGCCATCGGCCCGCTGCAGGCCCTCAACTACGGCGGGATCAACGCCTATCCGGCCCTCGCCCCGGTGCTTCAGACCTACTACCAGGGGCTGACCATCCACGGCGTGCTGAACGCCTATATCTTCACCTTCTTCGTGACCTGCGGGCTGCTGGTCTACCTGCCGGCGCGGGAGCTCGGGCTCGCGCCCAACATGCTGCTGTGGCGGTCCTGCTTCGGCCTCATGGCCGCGGGCACGCTGATGCTGCTCTACGCCATGTTCGACAATTCCTCGAGCGTGCTGTGGACCTTCTACCCGCCGCTGAAGGGAAGCCCCTTCTTCTACTTCGGAATGACGCTCGTGGTGCTGGGCAGCCTGCTGCCACTGCCCATCCTGCTCGACATGCGCGCGCGCTGGAAGGGCCGCCGCCCGGGCGAGGTGACGCCGCTCGTGACCTATATGAGCACGACCACCATGCTGATGTGGGGCCTCGCAGGCGGGGGAGCGGCGATCGAGCTCATCGTCCAGCTCGACCCCTGGTCGGCCGGCCTCGTCGACACGATCGACCCCATCGTGGGCCGCACCCTGTTCTGGTGGACGGGCCACCCCATCGTCTACTTCTGGCTCATGCCCGCCTACGTGTCCTGGTACGGCCTGCTGTCGAAGCAGTGCGGCGGCAAGCTCGTGTCCGACCCCATGGCGCGGCTGACCTTCGCGTTGCTGCTGGTCTTCTCCCTGCCGGTCGGCTCCCACCATCAGTTCACCGACCCCGGCTTCTCGCCCGTATGGCGCGGGATCCTCACCGCGCTGACGCTGTCGGTGGCGTTGCCGAGCCTCATCACCGCCTTCACGATCGGCCTCAGCCTCGAATATTCGGGCCGTCTCGCCGGCGGGCGCGGCGTGCTCGGCTGGTTCACCGCGTTGCCGTGGCGCAACCCGAGCGTGGCCGCCCAGGTGCTCGCGATGGTGACGTTCATCTTCGGCGGCGCGACCGGGATCGTGAACGGCAGCTGGGAGCTCAACAACATCGTCCACAACACGACGTGGATCCCCGGGCACTTCCACATCACGGTCGGCACCGCCTCGGCCCTCACCTTCATGGGCGTGGCCTTCTGGATGATGCCGCATCTCACCGGTCGCCGGTTGCTCAGCCGTCGCCTGGCGCTCGCGGCGGCGTGGCTCTGGTTCGGCGGCATGTCGGTCTTCGCACTCGGCATGCATTGGGCGGGCCTGCATGGCGTGCCGCGCCGCGCCTGGGTGTCGTACCTGCCGCAGACGGTCTACGACCGGCTCTACGGGGACGCCCATTTCCCGCTGACGATGGTGGCGGTGGGCGGCGTCGTGTTGTGGCTCGCGACGTTCTGCTTCTACGTCGTGTTCCTCGGAAGCCTCTTCACGCGACGCCTGTCCACGCCGGTGCCGATCCCCTTCGCCCAGGCCTTCGGCGGCGCGGAGAGTTACGCGCTCGACGGCGGCGAGCCCATCGGCATCGTGGCGCACCGCCACCTGTCGCCGCTCGCCAAGGCGCTGGAGCACCTCGGCCTCATCACGGCCTTCACGGCTGTCGCCACCGCGGCCGCCTACGTGCCGATCTTCTGGCCTTTCGTGCACAACATCACGCGCGCGCAGGGCTGGTCGGTCTGGTGA
- a CDS encoding thioredoxin domain-containing protein: MSSQPLPDIWLGKDDAPITIIEYASMTCTHCAAFHADVWPALKAKYIDTGRARFVLREFPLDPLSTAAFMLGRCAGAEKRDAVLDLLFAKQNDWAFTDKPATALEETAKQAGIAHDAFQGCLKDQALYSSINAERDRAASAFAVDSTPVFFVNGVKHVGSPSMDDLDRMM, translated from the coding sequence ATGTCGAGCCAGCCGTTACCCGATATTTGGCTCGGCAAAGACGATGCCCCGATCACGATCATTGAATACGCATCCATGACGTGCACCCATTGCGCGGCCTTCCATGCCGACGTCTGGCCAGCGTTGAAGGCCAAGTACATCGACACCGGCCGTGCCCGCTTCGTTTTGCGCGAGTTTCCGCTCGACCCACTGTCAACCGCGGCCTTCATGCTCGGGCGATGTGCGGGGGCCGAGAAGCGGGACGCGGTCCTCGACCTCCTCTTCGCCAAGCAGAACGACTGGGCTTTCACGGACAAGCCCGCCACAGCGCTGGAGGAGACGGCCAAGCAGGCCGGCATCGCGCACGACGCCTTCCAGGGCTGCCTGAAAGATCAGGCGCTCTATTCTTCGATCAATGCCGAGCGCGATCGGGCAGCGTCCGCCTTCGCGGTGGACTCGACCCCCGTATTCTTCGTCAACGGCGTCAAGCATGTGGGCAGTCCGAGCATGGACGACCTAGACCGGATGATGTGA
- a CDS encoding cytochrome c oxidase assembly protein has product MAREGSALRLSAGLAGLAVAATAAAGLRDPLASMASYTAALMALNQLAPPLLLAALPRPHGAAAVAAAVLFDPIAALAAFGALSAAVSLPGLLNPTLAGALYAAPLGALELLTGLMIWAQVMPATRRLRADWRVALLVWIGTLPMTVVAAVWMMAPAVIYTPYLDVICRWDVPPLVDQKWAGFVMLLAGMPLQLAAAWVLLGLGGSTTVRRPGDTGQCAA; this is encoded by the coding sequence ATGGCGCGTGAGGGCTCGGCTTTGCGGCTCTCGGCCGGCCTCGCGGGCTTGGCCGTCGCTGCCACGGCAGCGGCCGGCCTGCGCGATCCCCTGGCCTCCATGGCGAGCTACACGGCCGCCTTGATGGCGCTGAACCAGCTCGCGCCGCCGCTGCTACTCGCGGCATTGCCGCGGCCGCACGGCGCGGCGGCGGTCGCCGCGGCCGTCCTGTTCGATCCGATCGCCGCGCTCGCGGCCTTCGGGGCGCTCAGCGCGGCGGTGAGCCTGCCCGGCCTCCTGAACCCGACGCTGGCCGGAGCCCTCTATGCCGCACCGCTCGGCGCGCTGGAACTGCTGACGGGCCTGATGATCTGGGCACAGGTGATGCCGGCGACACGACGCCTCCGCGCCGACTGGCGCGTCGCGCTGCTGGTCTGGATCGGGACGCTGCCGATGACCGTCGTGGCGGCGGTCTGGATGATGGCGCCCGCCGTCATCTACACGCCCTATCTCGACGTGATCTGCCGCTGGGACGTGCCGCCGCTCGTCGACCAGAAGTGGGCGGGTTTCGTCATGCTGCTGGCCGGCATGCCGCTCCAGCTCGCCGCCGCCTGGGTGCTGCTCGGCCTGGGCGGATCCACGACGGTTCGGCGGCCGGGCGACACGGGCCAATGTGCCGCTTAA
- a CDS encoding YeiH family protein produces MSDQPLIPQQIGARPLPLAGVGRGALRVLPGLALCAGVTAAAYGLEAGEAHLFGRAWLEALVLAILAGTAVRTAWTPGARFRSGITFGAKQMLEIAVALLGVSISFRTLAEVGPGLLFGIAGVVVLAIPTSFGICRLLGLPKRMAVLVACGNSICGNSAIAAVAPTIGADGDDVAASIAFTAVLGVLVVLGLPFFGAALGLSQLRFGALAGLTVYAVPQVLAAAAPVGPAAVQIGTLVKLVRVLMLGPVVLALSMLASRLRDEPDEPAPNVTAGDRPKPGHVPVHRMVPPFILAFLTFATLRSAGLVPAAALAPTATVANVLTILSMAALGLGVDVRVVARAGLRVTGAVTLSLAALGALSLGLIRILGLA; encoded by the coding sequence ATGTCGGACCAGCCCCTCATCCCGCAGCAGATCGGAGCCCGCCCCCTGCCGCTCGCCGGCGTCGGCCGCGGCGCCCTCCGCGTGCTGCCGGGCTTGGCCCTTTGCGCCGGCGTCACGGCCGCGGCCTACGGGCTCGAGGCCGGCGAGGCCCACCTGTTCGGCCGCGCCTGGCTCGAAGCCCTCGTGCTCGCCATCCTGGCCGGCACCGCCGTCCGCACTGCCTGGACGCCCGGCGCACGGTTCCGCTCCGGCATCACCTTCGGCGCCAAGCAGATGCTGGAGATCGCGGTCGCGCTGCTCGGCGTCTCCATCTCCTTCCGCACCCTGGCCGAGGTCGGCCCTGGCCTCTTGTTCGGCATCGCCGGCGTGGTGGTGCTGGCCATCCCGACGAGCTTCGGCATCTGCCGCCTGCTCGGCCTGCCGAAGCGCATGGCCGTGCTGGTCGCCTGCGGCAATTCCATCTGCGGCAACTCCGCCATCGCGGCGGTGGCGCCCACCATCGGCGCCGACGGCGACGACGTCGCGGCCTCCATCGCCTTCACGGCCGTGCTCGGAGTGCTCGTCGTCCTCGGCCTGCCGTTCTTCGGCGCCGCTCTGGGCCTCAGCCAGCTCCGCTTCGGCGCGCTGGCCGGCCTCACCGTCTACGCCGTGCCGCAGGTGCTGGCCGCCGCCGCGCCGGTCGGCCCCGCCGCGGTGCAGATCGGCACGCTGGTGAAGCTGGTGCGGGTGCTGATGCTCGGGCCGGTGGTGCTGGCTTTGTCCATGCTGGCGAGCCGCCTGCGCGACGAGCCCGACGAGCCCGCCCCGAACGTGACGGCCGGCGACCGCCCGAAGCCCGGCCATGTCCCGGTCCACCGCATGGTGCCGCCCTTCATTCTGGCCTTCCTGACCTTCGCGACCCTGCGCTCGGCCGGCCTCGTGCCCGCCGCCGCCCTCGCCCCCACGGCCACCGTCGCCAACGTGCTCACCATCCTGTCCATGGCGGCGCTCGGCCTCGGCGTCGACGTCCGGGTGGTGGCCCGGGCCGGCCTGCGCGTCACCGGCGCCGTGACGCTGTCCCTTGCCGCCCTCGGCGCGCTGAGCCTCGGCCTGATCCGCATCCTCGGCCTCGCCTGA